The nucleotide window AATAATCCACTTATGCAGATTCATTTTAGGCAGAAAAACCTTTTTTTCGTTACCAATGactaattatgtaaaatagCAAGTCTTACGAACATGAAGTCAACATAAGAAGAGCCTTTTAAATttgggaaaactgtttttttagagcaaaaaaatagtaactatgtccctttagactaatctatattttgtgtcatattttcctataataccctttaatatttatgaaaataattttaataaatagttttacaaacaaaaaaaatttggaaaaatagtaacatttgttaaaatacctatatgaacttaatggtatattttccagttataaaaaagttaaaattataaatttcagattatgttctaaaaaaagtagaaatgacattctacgaagtagaaaacgaaatctacttttttcattgaatctacaatgtttagaatacgtgatctacgtaaataggagtattctacaaatatgtagaatacacattccgcgcttaacctaccATTCTAAAGttcttagaaatcaaaatctacacattaatctaattctaaaacatgtagaaaccgacttctacagatttactataaatctaaaacatgtagaaatcaaattctaaaaattactataattctaCAAAACTGTAGAAattgatttctacatattagttatattctacggataagaaatcagttcctaaaaatatggaaacaaaatatttgagaatattcacttatatatttttttaaaaaatcgattttaaaaaaaaaaaaaaaaaaaaaaaacgaaaaagaacaaaaaaaaacgacaaatcgagtttgggtgagaatttgattTTCTCCCCCTTTGTTCGTGAATGGGAAATTAAGGATTTCGTCCCAGAGAAATCGAGTTTAAAGAGTTGAAATCATGCTTAGTCGGTTCAAATCAAGTGGGAATCAACCCGGATATAatcatacaaaaccaaaaaaatcgatttgggattctttcctgggcacgggatcgatcgatctatCCTTAGTGGATCGGTCGATCTGTAAAGAATCGACCTTCGCCGATCGAGTGAAATGGACCAGGTCGATCAGTATATATTTCGCGTTTTTTTGTTCTGAATAATtatcgggatcgatcgatccactGTAACTTGTAAAgctggatcgatcgatcccgcttgtcgaactcattatttatctttttaaaaaaattacaattttaagggcattactgccattttcgaaaaaaatagtctaataggacataaagtagtacagattagtctaaagggacatagttaccttttttttgctctaaaaaaacagatttcCCTTTAAATTTTGAATCTTGCTGGTTCGAAACAAAatgtatcaaaaataataatatgtttcgttaaatgtttttttaaaagagaGGAAAGAACAAATGTGTGAactaataaatagaggttttaccttttttttatcatattatcattattttataattaaaaaaaggtaTGTTGGGCCTttgacaattttttaaaaagaatccACAGAATAGGAGGCCTCATCTCTCTCAGCACACTCTCACTCTCTCTGCTCTCTCTCATTCGTCAGATCACAGAACATCTCTCATTCGTCAGATCTCCGAGTTCTTATCCTGTAAGTAATCTCTCACTCCTCGTTTCGATTCAGCGATCATTCACCTGTTTTGAGCTATGTCTTCTTTATGAACAGTAACATGTTTCGGATTAAAACTGAAAGTGAAAGATTAAGACTTGTCACaattaacaaaaatgtttaaagaaaaaaactctaaatttgtCGTTGTTTATTATTGCTGGTCAGTACTTTTCACAGTGTGGGGTGGTTTTGATTGCTTAAAGACCGAAGCTTTCCTCCAAGATCTGAGCTGcttattagatttttatttggaGAATATTGCAAAGAAACAAAATGGGAACAATGCACCGAAGGTatgttgtttttgatttttgtggAATAAAGAAAAAGAGTTATTTAGcttgaataatttatttaagtGGATTTATTAGCTCTGTTGCAGTGGTTTAGCTCCTCGAAGAACTAATGAAAACGCAAAAGTTATTATCACAACAATACTGGGAATCGTCTTTGGCACTTTTATTGGCATCTCATTACCTTCTCTTTCTTTCAAGGTAATAATGAGAAGCTTTCGTAGattcatattcttcttctttttgtaacGTTTTTTTATTCGTGTGTGCAGATTAACTTACCTTCGGCTCTTATATCATCTCTTGATGTCGCCTTATCTGATGGCAAACTGTTATCAGCCCGTGACGACAAGTCTCCTGAACATTTCGGTTCTAGAAAATTTCCTCAGGTATTAACATGTGAGGCTGAagataaaaaatcattttctttatttgattAGCGAAACAAGTAGACTTGTTACTTTAGCTTCAATTTTGCTtcatttttgatgaaatttatcGTTGTATGTATGTGTGATTTGCAGATATATGTTCCCACCAACCCTCGTGGTGCAGAACTACTACCTCCAGGGATTGTTGTTGCTAAAACTGATCTCTACTTGCGCAGATTATGGGGTGAACCTAATGAAGTATCCACacctttcttttgttttttattttatattacatGATGAttggagttttttttataagtgaAACACTAACCTTGGCAGGatttgaagaagaagccaaaatATCTTGTGACATTTACAGTTGGGTTTGAGCAGAGGAACCATATTAATACAGTTGTTAAGAAGGTTCTGCAAATAACCAcacatctttttatttttctttggttCGTTCACTCACTTGAATCTGACTTCTTCTTGTCAGTTTTCTGAAGATTTCCAGATTTTGCTTTTCCACTATGATGGCCGGACAACGGAGTGGGACCAGTTTGAGTGGTCGAAGTCTGCGATTCATATTAGTACAAGAAAGCAAACAAAATGGTTGAGTCATCTCTGCTAGTTTTAAACAATGTGCGTTCATCAGAAGAAAATGTATGTTTTTAGAGAACTTCTTGACTGGTTTTGGCAGGTGGTATGCGAAGAGGTTCTTGCATCCTGATGTCGTGTCAGCTTACGAGTACATTTTTATATGGGATGAAGATCTTGGTGTTGAGCACTTCAATGCGGATAAGTAAGTTACCTTACCTCTCTGGAGTAGAGTACAAAGTCATTTTTTTTACGCTTTTTGCAATGAGATTTTATTGAAACTTTCAGGTATATTCAGTTGGTTAAGAAGCATGGTTTAGAGATTTCTCAGCCAGGTCTAGAGCCTAACAATGGACTTACATGGGAGATGACAAAGAGGAGAGGTGACCGAGAGGTTCACAAGTAAGATCATCCCTCTCTTTCTTTAAACCATACTTTGCCTCCTCTTTTTAATGTTCCGGATTAAGAATGTGTTGTGTTTACTGGTGAAACAGAGATACTAAAGAGAAAGCGGGATGGTGTAGTGACCCACATTTACCTCCTTGCGCTGCGTAAATCTCTCTTTTAACTTCTCTAGCCCCCACTCTTCAGAGTTGTCATTATCAGTACTGAGATTTTTTCCTCTCCCACAGGTTTGTAGAAATAATGGCGCCTGTGTTTTCTCGAGAAGCATGGCGATGTGTGTGGCATATGATTCAGGTTTGTGTTCAGCTCAGCTCTTTTGTCCGAGGATTTGTGAACGATAAGTCTAGTCTCACCTTCGAAGTTGAGGATTTGGAATATGTTTCTGTTGCAGAATGATCTGGTTCATGGATGGGGTCTAGACTTTGCTCTCAGAAGATGCGTTGAAGTGAGTAGTTTTTGTCCCTCTGCTTTCCCTTGTTAGGTTTCTTTATAGCCATATTCTTTGGACTGATGATTGAGAGCTCTGTGTTTTGTGCAGCCTGCTCATGAGAAGATTGGCGTTGTAGATTCGCAATGGATCATTCACAAAGTGATACCTTCGCTTGGAAGTCAAGGTAAGTCAGAGAATGGGAAAGCCCCATGGCAAGGAGTGAGAGAGAGATGCAAAAAGGAGTGGACTATGTTTCAGAACCGATTAGCAGATGCTGATAAAGAGTACCTTGGGAGGATGGTCAAAGGATGAtagattatagattttttttatataatgttattaTTATATAGAAAAGAAAAGCACTTCCTATGTATATCAAACATGTGAAACCCTTTTTATTGATATATTGTGTGTGAGATTTATATGTTTGTATTGAACGTCATGTTTCATgttctatttgattttttacAAGTCTACCATGAAGCGATTAAATCGGACCGAGATATCAAATTCTGGTTTGAAAATTAGTTTGAACTTTGTTTTCTAAGTTAGAAATGTATTTGGAAACTATTGAAACTAAACTCAACCACATCTCTTTCTTTTGATTCTGAAAGGCCAATAAGAATATTCTTGGTTTGGACTTTGGAGTGAGTGTGAAGCTTTACACCAAATCAAATATtcgattttatttatattttctaatgtTTCGCAACATGTTCTCCAAAAGAAATGTCTGAGAATTTCAGTTTCACCTTCCTTTTTGCTTTTAGTTCAAGTCAAATGGTTCTGTCCATCGAAAATCATAATGTCACCCTTTAATATTTCACcggcttttaaattttaattttcattgtttttgtaTGGTTAGAAGTTTGCTTTCATATCATTAGGGGTAGCCTCTTATGAGGAAGAACACATATTAAGCAACATCATAATAGTTTCCTCATGTATCTTGTGTAATATGAAAAGacataattaagaaaatattataaattaggaAGAACAGAAGACACTGACTGACCTACTTGATGTTTGGTGTTAGGCACCAACCATTTTTAGACTAACAAAGAATAAAAACCTCATAAATCTCTTTTGCATTTCATTCCTCACCACATTCCACAATCATTCTCTTTCTCTCATCAGCATATCAGTTTCTATTCCTCTCTATTCATATTGACAGATTTTGAAGGGTtgcgaagagagagagagagagaggagaagaggAAAATGGGAGAGATGAAGAGTATGCAAATGGGAGTGATTGGAGCATTGTTTCTATCTGTTGCATCTTCTGTCTCCATTGTCATTTGCAACAAAGCTTTGATGACCAATCTTGGATTCCCTTTTGGTATTATTACTTTACTTTACTACTGAATCATTCAATCAATGTGACCACatgttataaatttaatatcttttgatCGAACCGATTGTTCAGTTTGTGATGTATAATGTAATGTTTGGTTTTTGATACATGGTTTTATTGCAGCGACAACACTAACAAGTTGGCATTTGATGGTAACATATTGCACACTTCATGTGGCATATAGACTGAACTTCTTTGAGAATAAACCAATAGACACGAAAACTGTTGTTCTCTTTGGCCTCCTCAATGGCATCTCCATTGGTCTTCTCAATCTCAGCCTCGGCTTCAACTCCATCGGCTTCTatcaagtatatatatatgttcgatatatatatgattttcacTATGTAACCATTTCTGTGATTGACCAACCAATTTTGATGTTATCCTTGAATAATGCCAGATGACCAAACTTGCCATCATACCATTCACTGTTCTATTGGAAACTTTTTTCCTCAACAAGAAGTTTAGGTGAACATTTGATTGTTTTctgattatttatatttttattattatatatatctcCCTGAAAATAGTGACTTGTTTAATTTTGCAGCCAAAAGATAAAGTTCTCATTATTTTTGCTGCTGGTTGGTGTTGGAATAGCATCAATAACAGATCTTCAGCTCAACTTTGTTGGTTCTGTTCTGTCTCTCCTTGCCATCGCAACAACTTGCGTCGGCCAAATTGTATGCTTCAGTTCATATCGTATAAAATCAAtataataaatgatttataatattaatgtataattgaATGTTTTGGTGAAAGCTAACAAACACAATCCAGAAGAAACTGAACGTGACATCAACACAACTCCTTTACCAATCAGCCCCGTTTCAAGCCGCAATACTTTTCGTCTCTGGTCCCTTTGTCGACAAATACCTCACTCACCTCAATGTCTTCTCCTTCCAGTACTCTCCTATCGTCGTGGTACTTTCACATCAATATATTCATTGTGAATTAGTTTTTAACGCAGAACTAGATTAAGAAACTTGACCGTGATGAATCATATTGTATATACATGTAGGGGTTCATAACGTTGTCATGTTTGATAGCGGTTTCGGTTAACTTCAGCACGTTTTTAGTGATTGGAAAGACATCTCCGGTGACGTACCAAGTCTTGGGGCATCTCAAAACGTGTTTGGTTCTCGCGTTTGGTTACACTCTCCTCCACGATCCTTTTACTCCTCGTAACATCGCAGGAATCCTCATCGCTGTCCTTGGCATGCTTCTCTACTCCTATTTCTGCTCTGTTGCTTCCAAATCCAAACAAGGCTCCTCCGAATCCGCTTTTATTGTACATATCACACCAACtacaataaaaacatataaaatctcGAAAGTTTCTATGACTTATTAATTAAttggttttctttctttttaatagGGGAAAGACAAGGATACGACGCCGCTTTTGAGCCAAGAAAAAGAGAATCATGAAGCCAAGAAGCTAGACAAGCATTCTGCAGTGTGATtgattacaaaatataattaaaaaagtacAGTAActctttctttctgtttttgCTTGTATACttctgtattttttttcaattcattGATAAAAGTTTTTTGTTATTGAGAAAAAGTGATGCAGACAATGGCCTTTTATATATTCACAGCTACCTCCTTCACTTATGTTCGTATTGGATATTAAATGAAACTAGGTGGACGGCATGTGAGCATTAATATAATTCTTAGATTgatgtttaaatttatatgattCTTCATGATCAGATTCATGATCTTATGTtaacatatcatatatatgtatgaaaTCAACCATTCACGCATGTTCATATACTATAGTATTCAGACGCTCATATAAAATTTGGTGAAAATGCTATATAGGAGTAATATTATCGAATTATAATGACATTAAGAACATTAATCTAATTTGACATtattcttaaataaaataaattcaacATAATATTGACGACATTTTAGTTTGCACCACCACCATCACTCTCGTATGATGAGTGTTCAAGTGCTATAAAGAACCTGCATTTAAAGTCATTAGtacaataaattaaataatattttcttaatatatgcttatataaatagtatataaCATAACTTGGTCATGGTTCGTACATAAGGGTTCCATAgctacgttgcacggaagcttcatcggacgtccgcttcccgcttcggaaccggaatcggaatcggaaccttgtggaagcttgcggaatctcgcttccaaaacgtttctaaaatattctctttaaaaacctgttggaagcttatgattccgttttggaatcacgcttccattttttctaaaaatacaatgtatatcaataaaatataaaaccatagttttaatctatataaaataaaaaaaattaatagtaatgaatattgaattataaatatatataaatatcaaaaacaatactataaattatctttatgcattgagattttttattaaagatatagcacatattgaaacatattgtgtcaattatttatgaagtattaaaaataattaatataatattttttgtaaacataatttatgtgtatttttacagttttaatataaaatcatttcaaaattattataaatgaataaatgttttatttcaaatttaaatcatataattttagtcctaattattaaaaaaattacatatatatatatatatatatatatttatatatggatatacgcttccaatacgtacccgcttcctaatattttaaaaaatatcgcTTCTGCGCTTtcttacgcttccgcttccacgtacccgcttcc belongs to Brassica rapa cultivar Chiifu-401-42 chromosome A07, CAAS_Brap_v3.01, whole genome shotgun sequence and includes:
- the LOC103829726 gene encoding uncharacterized protein LOC103829726 — encoded protein: MGTMHRSGLAPRRTNENAKVIITTILGIVFGTFIGISLPSLSFKINLPSALISSLDVALSDGKLLSARDDKSPEHFGSRKFPQIYVPTNPRGAELLPPGIVVAKTDLYLRRLWGEPNEDLKKKPKYLVTFTVGFEQRNHINTVVKKFSEDFQILLFHYDGRTTEWDQFEWSKSAIHISTRKQTKWWYAKRFLHPDVVSAYEYIFIWDEDLGVEHFNADKYIQLVKKHGLEISQPGLEPNNGLTWEMTKRRGDREVHKDTKEKAGWCSDPHLPPCAAFVEIMAPVFSREAWRCVWHMIQNDLVHGWGLDFALRRCVEPAHEKIGVVDSQWIIHKVIPSLGSQGKSENGKAPWQGVRERCKKEWTMFQNRLADADKEYLGRMVKG
- the LOC103829727 gene encoding UDP-xylose transporter 1; protein product: MGEMKSMQMGVIGALFLSVASSVSIVICNKALMTNLGFPFATTLTSWHLMVTYCTLHVAYRLNFFENKPIDTKTVVLFGLLNGISIGLLNLSLGFNSIGFYQMTKLAIIPFTVLLETFFLNKKFSQKIKFSLFLLLVGVGIASITDLQLNFVGSVLSLLAIATTCVGQILTNTIQKKLNVTSTQLLYQSAPFQAAILFVSGPFVDKYLTHLNVFSFQYSPIVVGFITLSCLIAVSVNFSTFLVIGKTSPVTYQVLGHLKTCLVLAFGYTLLHDPFTPRNIAGILIAVLGMLLYSYFCSVASKSKQGSSESAFIGKDKDTTPLLSQEKENHEAKKLDKHSAV